aaaaaataaagaaatagaaagaaagaaaagaatttCGCTATATTGCTCAATGAAGCTAAAAACCACTGCCTTGCAGGAGCAAACAAAGTGGCGACTACTATCAACGAACCTGTCAGGTGACGCAGATTTCCTATGGTACTGTATGAATTGTTAAGGATGGGCCTTTCTTATGCAATTTCCCCCTGATCTGCTTGATCTTCGCATCGACCCTCGCAGTGAAACCAATCTTCGTCTTCTGCCTGGCCTTCGACCGCTCCCTCTTCCACATTGTCTGGTCTTCGACATCTTTCTTTAGGTACTTGATCTCTTGAATCACATGGTGATCAAGTGGATTGCATGATCTCTGGTAGGATATGTGAATCAGGTAGGGGATGTTGCAAGCAGCAGTCACCAGAAGTGTCGCTGCCCAGTATATGGGAGCTGGCCCAAGGACTTCCAACAGGATCTGATAGTTGTCACGGGACCTCAATGTCATCCCGTAGGCGAGGATGAAGAGATACCAAGTTGATATGCTGCCCCACACAAAGAGATGCTGAATCCATGTGAAATGGCTCATTGTTAGAGCAATTTGCATGTTGACAGCCCAGATGATGCAGGTGAACATGGTAGTTCCCACTGCAGCCATGTCTGCGGTCTGGCCCCCAGCACGGATTGCCTGATCATAGAATATGCAAAGGTTGAGGAAGAATATGGCCAGAGATGAGTAGAGGCCATTCCCCATCCATCCTAGGATCCGGtaccaatcaaagaaaagatTCTTTGGCCCTTGCTGATATAGTGCTGGGAACTGCAAATGTAAGTCATGCCATCTCAGTATAGATACACAAAACAGTTAGAGGCAGCAATGGACAATCAGAAAAGATCACCCAGCTCCTACAGTACGAAGGACCGATACATGAGACCTCTAGTGTCAACAAAGGTCAGAGGAAAGTAACAAGCATAAAAGTTTACTTGGCAACCTGTAAACAACTTTTACTGACATAGTGATTTGATCTACCAATGGAAACCATACAGACATAATGGTAAGGAAACTCACGTGCATTTGCATTTCCTTGAACTTCAGTCAGGTGTAAATACAATATTACTACCAAGTGGTTTCGATCTGCTTAAATGATTCCTTAAATTGCTTGCATTAATATTTTATAGATGCTATGGAAGACAAACTACTTGAAGGAAGGTGGCTGAACCAGATAAATTTGCATTAAAATCATATAACAAACCAAAATTGTAGGATATTTCAGACCAATCAAACGTGTTGAAAAACATCAGTCAGGTTTCCCGACATAATATCAACAACTGAGATAATTTAACTCGCTATAATTTGTTGTGTATTCCAAAACTATTTTTACAATAGTATCCACATAGACACCCTAGAGTTAGTTGTGCATTTTTATTTGGGTGCACGAATACCTGAAGCAGATAATTTAACTACTGGGACAGAATTCTATTGAACATAGAATGAGTAAAAGTATTCAACGCGCACTGAACCATTTCTAATTCTGAAACTATCTTTTAATGGCAATAAACTGTTGATTCATACAAATGGTTGCCATGGAAGGTCAACAAATACCTAACCAAAACAATACAAATCATAGTAACATGAACAAATGTGTGCTTGTAAATTGAAGGAACATTCATGATTTTTCTTAGTTTTCTTATATATTCTTAGCCATATCAAATAGTTGTGTTGTTATACTTGGTGCCATGCGCACTAGGCTGAGAAGGAATACCTGATAGACATCTGAGTGCACTATAATTTTCTGATCTACACCCAGTCACAAATGATTGTGGTTCTAATATTCTATGGAACTGTGGTTCTCCTCAAGAAACAAGGTTTAGCAAGTGATCTTTTGGGTTAACCACTTATTCATTTGCTCTTTGGTCACAAGGAggacaccaaaaaaaaaaaaaacctaccACAGAACACACCACATTCCAGGACCAAGCTTTAATTTCAATTTTAAACATGCCTAGTTTCTCATAACCAGTAAGGTTCAAATAAGGTGGATGTTCTATCATATACCTGTAAGCAGATTTCAGATGAAACATCTTGCTCAAACACTCCAAGTGATATAACAGGAAGCGAGGTAAGAACAACATTGAAAAGCAGCATAAACCAATCGTCGTATACAGATTGCCCAGAAAACCCAGCAAACGCCTCAAAGTAAAATATTGTAAGCCCAAAGGCAATATTCTTGTAAAAGAAGTAGCAGATCTGCAATTCAATAAAAGAAGACCTCGTCAAGACAAACTTATAAAGTAATAAGATTCAATAAAATGTAAGAAATAAAAGTTCTTTGGGCAGCACCATTTGGGCAATTCTCTTGTAGCACCAATGTCCATGGACGACTAGAAGTCGCTCAAGAAACCGAAACTGAGAAATTGAAAAATCACTAGCCATCACTGCCTGGTAAAGCAAAAGAACCAATGTTAAGTCATATCCAATCACCAATCCTTGGTCTTATCTAAAAGTAGCACTGCACTAGATAGGGACTGGACCATGATAATCTGAAAAACTGACCTGCATGCCCTCCACCCCACTTATACCAACTCCAATATCAGCTTCTTGAATCATGCCCACATCATTTGCACCATCACCTATTGCTAAAGTGGTTTGTCCTATACCTTCTTTGACAAGTCGAGTCACCTACAAAGTGAAGGAGAGCAAACTCAACATTGCTTTACATAGCAAATACAGATATTCACTTGATGAGAGGTGAAGCTACCAGTGCTTTCTGCTTTGGAGACACACGGCAACATATGACAGAAGCACACTCTATCGCCAGATTCAAGAACATGTGCTTCATGTCGTCCTCCAAAGCAAATGCCAGAGCTTTTCCATCAATAACTAGAGCAAATGCTGCATCTGGATCCTTCTCGAGTTTGACCATTTGTGACCCATTGGCGATTTGTGACAGAAGACTCTCCTTTGCAGCCTGCTTAGTTGTCAAAGATGAAAGCAAAGCCCACCATAAAGAGAATTACCATGTAGATTAAAAAGTCACCTACAGTAAACGAGAAAAGAGTCTGTGCAAAGATACCTTCTTTGCATCCTGGGCTACCTGATCACCAGTGGGTATGGACAAACATATTTGTTTCATGCCTTGCCTCAGCAAACTGCACGCATATCTGCAAAAGAAATGGAAACATCATAAACTATTTATTCACAACTAATTGTTTTATGTAGGAAAATTTTCCACTTGGTAGCAGCATACCCGATGTTAATTGCAGTTTCCATCTTATCGCCAGTCAGAACCCAGATCTTGAGACCTGCTTGCGCCAAACGATCTATGCACTGAGGAACCTGATACAACACAGGTCATAACACGGAagttagaaaattcaaaacagTTACTGGTAGCATGTGAAAAGTCCATCGATATTTTTTACCCCTTTTTGTAATTTGTCCTCTACTGCAGTTGCACCGACAAGGATCAACTCTCTTTCAATCAAATCAGAGACACGTTCAAGTTGCAACTCTCGATCAGGCCCAATAGAGGTCTTTGCTTTAAGAAACTCAGCATTCCAAGAAGAATACTCTGATTCCTCAAGTACCCTGTATGATAGTGCCAACGTTCGCAGGCCTGCCTCACCATAATCATTCAGATGCCTGGTCGTATCAACTTCATACATCCTTCCATTTTTTGCCAGTCTCTCAAATATGATGCTGTTTGGTTGGAAACAAAGAACGATCAAGGATAGTCAAGCTAAAAGGAAGTAGCGGAGAAAGAACAAATAACCCAAACATGTTGACAGAACATTGTAAGTAATCAAATGTACAATTTATACTACTTACTTAAGGAAAAACTTTTAAGCTATCATTATGACTAATAAAACATCGAAATATGAATGCAGATGGCCTGATGATAGGCTTAGCTAAAATTCACACATGAGCATCACCacaggggaaaaaaaactggTACGAAGTCCAACCTGTCTGCTCCTTTGCAAAAAAGAAGAATTTGACCATCTTCATCCTTCAAAATGACTGTCATTCGTTTTCTTTTGCTATTGAATTCCAATAGGTTGAGAATCTTGAACTCCCTAAAATTATACTTATGCATTAAGACAAATAAATAATAAGGAACAGTGACAAATAAGTGCAAACGAAATGGCAAATACTGATATGCAACCTCTCAGTTGTGCCCTTTGAAGATGTGTGTTTCTCCCTGACAAAGACACTTGATTGTGTTCGCTTGAAAAATTCAAACCCAAATTCCCTGGCTGCCACAAGAAAAGCCCCTTCATCAGGTGATTCTGCTTCATAGGCAATAGAACCAGTTGCCTCATTTGTCTCTGGTATCGCTGTGTGGCACAGAGCAAGTATCCTGAAGAAGAGTAGAATTGTGGAAGAATTTGGCTCCTTGGTCCAGTTCCCTTGCATGAGACGGTCATCCTCAAAACTGAAGCCTTTTATGGAGGGTTTTCGGTTGTTCCCAACACTAAAGGTGACTCCTTCCACAAGTTCTATTTCATCCTCATTGTTCTCCTCCCATATATCTTGTAAAGGCATGTCATTGTCCTCATCACCTGATGCCATCTGCTTTGCAGCAGCAATTTCAACTTCACTTGAACCCACACCATATGAAACTCCAGCAATTGAACACTTCAAGAAGTCCATCTGATTGCAGGTCAAAGTGCCAGTTTTATCCGATAACACTGTATGAACCTGGCCAAGCTCCTCATTCAAGTTGGATGTACGAGCCTGAGCAGTATTACCAGTGTCCTCATCAAACATATGAATGTCCTGGTTAATGAAATGTGCTTGCAATACCTTCACGAGTTCAATCGAGACATACAGCGAGATTGGAATCAGATACCCGTAAAGAATGAGTGCTGTGATTAGATGGAATATCCCAGAAAGAGCAGGGCGTGATGGGTCATCCAATTTATTGCTGTTCTGTGGCTGCAAGTACCACCAGTGGGGCAAATCTAACTTGATCCTCACAGCAAAACCGATTGAACTAATGAGTGATATCAAGACGAGCACAGTGAACAGAATGTATATGATTAAATCCATCTTCCTCTCAATCCTGCTCCTCTTGGATGGTGACTCAGTTGAATTCTGCATGACTTTACTGTCATGGCCAGTAAAGATGACCACTCCATAGATAAAGGATGTATTCCTTAGTTTTGAGTCCCTGAGAAGTATCTGAAACGGGTCAAGGGCGTACACCTGCCTCTCGTACTCAAAGTTACCAGTGAATGTGTACAAGCTCGGGTTGGGATCCTCACAGCGTATCACTGCCTGGAAATCCTTAAATGACTCGTCTTCTTCCAATGGCAGCGTAACCTCAAGTGACCTTTTCACCTTGAGGTTCGTCTCGCCATCCAGGTTCATCGTCTCAACATAGCAAATGCCATCTTCATAGCTTGATGACAGTAGCAGCAAATCAGCAGGGAAGAACTGGTCCTTCTCGACCTTGACCACATCGCCGACGCAAAGTTCCTCCCAGTGCCGGTACACGAATTCGCCATCGCCCTTGTGCACGGCGACCTTGCGGTTGTTCACCTTCATGTCCTGGATGAAGCGGCGCCAGTCCTCCAACCCCTCCTTGAGCATGCTGAGCCCGACGACAAAGGCCAGCGGCGCGATCATGCTGACAGCCGAGAAGGGGCACACCGGGGTGAGCGAGAGGATGGCGGTGAGGAGGAAGTAGAGGTTGGCGACGCGCCGGAACTGCTCGAAGATGGCCTTGGGGAAGAAGGTGATGATGTTGTACTTGGTGGTGGTGATGTAGTTGGTGGGGTACTTGAGCGGCTTCTGCAGGGCGGGGTTGTTGCAGTGCACGACGCGCGAGAACCCCGgcccgccgacggcgccggctCCATCTGAGGAGGGCCCCTCCGCGCCGGCATCCCCGTGCTGGCCGCGGAAGCAGTTGAAGGTGTAGAGCTTGCTCCACCGCATgcggtcccgccgccgcccgccggaacGGCCCatctcggcgccgccgcggtgccTGTCAGCGCCCTGATTTCCCGGCTATGCGGAGCCCGGCATTGCCGCCCCTCGAT
Above is a genomic segment from Setaria viridis chromosome 4, Setaria_viridis_v4.0, whole genome shotgun sequence containing:
- the LOC117852223 gene encoding probable phospholipid-transporting ATPase 4 isoform X2 — encoded protein: MGRSGGRRRDRMRWSKLYTFNCFRGQHGDAGAEGPSSDGAGAVGGPGFSRVVHCNNPALQKPLKYPTNYITTTKYNIITFFPKAIFEQFRRVANLYFLLTAILSLTPVCPFSAVSMIAPLAFVVGLSMLKEGLEDWRRFIQDMKVNNRKVAVHKGDGEFVYRHWEELCVGDVVKVEKDQFFPADLLLLSSSYEDGICYVETMNLDGETNLKVKRSLEVTLPLEEDESFKDFQAVIRCEDPNPSLYTFTGNFEYERQVYALDPFQILLRDSKLRNTSFIYGVVIFTGHDSKVMQNSTESPSKRSRIERKMDLIIYILFTVLVLISLISSIGFAVRIKLDLPHWWYLQPQNSNKLDDPSRPALSGIFHLITALILYGYLIPISLYVSIELVKVLQAHFINQDIHMFDEDTGNTAQARTSNLNEELGQVHTVLSDKTGTLTCNQMDFLKCSIAGVSYGVGSSEVEIAAAKQMASGDEDNDMPLQDIWEENNEDEIELVEGVTFSVGNNRKPSIKGFSFEDDRLMQGNWTKEPNSSTILLFFRILALCHTAIPETNEATGSIAYEAESPDEGAFLVAAREFGFEFFKRTQSSVFVREKHTSSKGTTEREFKILNLLEFNSKRKRMTVILKDEDGQILLFCKGADSIIFERLAKNGRMYEVDTTRHLNDYGEAGLRTLALSYRVLEESEYSSWNAEFLKAKTSIGPDRELQLERVSDLIERELILVGATAVEDKLQKGVPQCIDRLAQAGLKIWVLTGDKMETAINIGYACSLLRQGMKQICLSIPTGDQAAKESLLSQIANGSQMVKLEKDPDAAFALVIDGKALAFALEDDMKHMFLNLAIECASVICCRVSPKQKALVTRLVKEGIGQTTLAIGDGANDVGMIQEADIGVGISGVEGMQAVMASDFSISQFRFLERLLVVHGHWCYKRIAQMICYFFYKNIAFGLTIFYFEAFAGFSGQSVYDDWFMLLFNVVLTSLPVISLGVFEQDVSSEICLQFPALYQQGPKNLFFDWYRILGWMGNGLYSSLAIFFLNLCIFYDQAIRAGGQTADMAAVGTTMFTCIIWAVNMQIALTMSHFTWIQHLFVWGSISTWYLFILAYGMTLRSRDNYQILLEVLGPAPIYWAATLLVTAACNIPYLIHISYQRSCNPLDHHVIQEIKYLKKDVEDQTMWKRERSKARQKTKIGFTARVDAKIKQIRGKLHKKGPSLTIHTVP
- the LOC117852223 gene encoding probable phospholipid-transporting ATPase 4 isoform X1, which encodes MGRSGGRRRDRMRWSKLYTFNCFRGQHGDAGAEGPSSDGAGAVGGPGFSRVVHCNNPALQKPLKYPTNYITTTKYNIITFFPKAIFEQFRRVANLYFLLTAILSLTPVCPFSAVSMIAPLAFVVGLSMLKEGLEDWRRFIQDMKVNNRKVAVHKGDGEFVYRHWEELCVGDVVKVEKDQFFPADLLLLSSSYEDGICYVETMNLDGETNLKVKRSLEVTLPLEEDESFKDFQAVIRCEDPNPSLYTFTGNFEYERQVYALDPFQILLRDSKLRNTSFIYGVVIFTGHDSKVMQNSTESPSKRSRIERKMDLIIYILFTVLVLISLISSIGFAVRIKLDLPHWWYLQPQNSNKLDDPSRPALSGIFHLITALILYGYLIPISLYVSIELVKVLQAHFINQDIHMFDEDTGNTAQARTSNLNEELGQVHTVLSDKTGTLTCNQMDFLKCSIAGVSYGVGSSEVEIAAAKQMASGDEDNDMPLQDIWEENNEDEIELVEGVTFSVGNNRKPSIKGFSFEDDRLMQGNWTKEPNSSTILLFFRILALCHTAIPETNEATGSIAYEAESPDEGAFLVAAREFGFEFFKRTQSSVFVREKHTSSKGTTEREFKILNLLEFNSKRKRMTVILKDEDGQILLFCKGADSIIFERLAKNGRMYEVDTTRHLNDYGEAGLRTLALSYRVLEESEYSSWNAEFLKAKTSIGPDRELQLERVSDLIERELILVGATAVEDKLQKGVPQCIDRLAQAGLKIWVLTGDKMETAINIGYACSLLRQGMKQICLSIPTGDQVAQDAKKAAKESLLSQIANGSQMVKLEKDPDAAFALVIDGKALAFALEDDMKHMFLNLAIECASVICCRVSPKQKALVTRLVKEGIGQTTLAIGDGANDVGMIQEADIGVGISGVEGMQAVMASDFSISQFRFLERLLVVHGHWCYKRIAQMICYFFYKNIAFGLTIFYFEAFAGFSGQSVYDDWFMLLFNVVLTSLPVISLGVFEQDVSSEICLQFPALYQQGPKNLFFDWYRILGWMGNGLYSSLAIFFLNLCIFYDQAIRAGGQTADMAAVGTTMFTCIIWAVNMQIALTMSHFTWIQHLFVWGSISTWYLFILAYGMTLRSRDNYQILLEVLGPAPIYWAATLLVTAACNIPYLIHISYQRSCNPLDHHVIQEIKYLKKDVEDQTMWKRERSKARQKTKIGFTARVDAKIKQIRGKLHKKGPSLTIHTVP